A genomic window from Cydia amplana chromosome 3, ilCydAmpl1.1, whole genome shotgun sequence includes:
- the LOC134662742 gene encoding uncharacterized protein LOC134662742, whose translation MSATGQSAPIVNELLAFLQQKLLLEGVMDTISAVQICSSSFSVEDICAAKKVLHEALGISGTYVPHRRGDETGKKTLEDIIRVLRENEDRIPEFATTGASSLPSYIPDHVDVSCLLKEIVALKTSLAGVISKFDAAQVTITELRNEVISLRNIALTRSAASNFKCDDRQATSAESVSLRVADTVKCVASAVSPRASLPRARPPPASSKSSSRHRVYADVVAGPKVASNRVSVPVKGTEERAAPKEKLPVASVDEEDFTLVSRKKKARTAPRKTQCGTAEPANSGLRL comes from the exons ATGAGTGCCACCGGACAGAGTGCACCCATTGTGAACGAGCTCCTCGCCTTTCTGCAACAGAAGCTGCTGCTGGAAGGAGTGATGGATACGATTTCTGCTGTCCAGATCTGTTCGTCGAGTTTTTCCGTCGAAGATATCTGTGCAGCAAAGAAGGTGCTGCACGAGGCCCTCGGGATCTCCGGCACGTATGTACCTCACCGGAGAGGAGATGAAACCGGGAAGAAGACCCTAGAGGACATCATCAGAGTTCTAAGGGAGAATGAAGACCGGATTCCGGAGTTTGCGACGACGGGTGCCTCCAGCCTGCCGTCCTATATTCCGGATCATGTCGACGTTAGCTGCTTGTTGAAGGAAATCGTGGCCCTAAAAACAAGTCTAGCGGGtgtcatttcgaagtttgatgCGGCCCAGGTCACTATAACCGAGTTACGCAACGAAGTCATCAGTTTGCGAAACATTGCCCTTACTCGGTCGGCGGCGTCGAATTTCAAGTGCGATGACCGGCAAGCCACGAGCGCTGAGTCGGTCAGTTTGCGAGTTGCTGACACTGTAAAATGTGTCGCCTCAGCTGTGTCGCCGCGCGCGAGCCTCCCGCGCGCGCGCCCTCCCCCCGCCTCCTCCAAATCATCATCTCGTCATCGTGTTTACGCGGATGTCGTCGCCGGTCCGAAAGTCGCATCGAACCGGGTTAGTGTACCTGTAAAGGGTACTGAAGAGCGAGCGGCTCCCAAGGAGAAGCTCCCTGTTGCCAGTGTGGATGAGGAGGATTTCACACTGGTATCAAGAAAGAAGAAGGCGCGCACGGCGCCTCGTAAGACTCAGTGTGGTACCGCCGAACCGGCTAATTCTGGCTTGCGG ttgtag